The following are encoded in a window of Solibacillus sp. FSL R7-0668 genomic DNA:
- a CDS encoding carboxylate--amine ligase, whose protein sequence is MSRQPFLPIIVGTDINAYNMAISFHEEYKIQPVLVGKGVLPFTNLSTIPRAIEYDKKLADPAQFAKILISVAKKYEEAAEKLILIGTNDLYVRLIIENRAILKDYFVFNYIEEDLMNEIQFKENFYKLCEQHGIDIPTTVFYNCQTDGEFTKEMMYPVIIKPSNGIEYSRHPFEGQAKVFKVENLTELNNVVTMIKNSGYADTLIIQDYIPGEDTAMWDSVVYVSSKGETQLVSFAQVVLQEHTKTAIGNYTALITRYNEELMTKLRNFLEALNYRGFGNFDLKFDERDGKFKVFEVNIRQGRSSYYVTAMGHNMARYFVDDLIYNKEKPCTYLNGDMLFSVVPKIVLKNFVADPAVQADIARLLKEKKMVNPLFYKQDKHLKRKFYMFIRQVNYYKKYKENVW, encoded by the coding sequence ATGAGCCGACAACCATTTTTACCAATTATCGTAGGTACAGATATAAATGCATACAATATGGCGATTTCATTCCATGAAGAATATAAAATCCAGCCTGTGTTAGTAGGGAAGGGTGTTTTACCATTCACCAATTTAAGTACAATTCCTCGTGCAATTGAATACGATAAAAAGCTAGCTGATCCAGCACAATTCGCTAAAATTTTAATTAGTGTTGCCAAAAAATATGAAGAAGCAGCCGAGAAGTTAATTCTAATCGGAACAAACGATTTATATGTGCGTCTCATCATAGAAAACCGTGCTATATTAAAGGATTACTTCGTATTTAACTACATCGAAGAAGACTTAATGAATGAGATCCAGTTTAAGGAAAACTTTTATAAGCTATGTGAGCAACACGGGATTGACATTCCAACGACTGTTTTTTATAACTGTCAAACAGATGGTGAGTTTACAAAGGAGATGATGTATCCAGTCATCATTAAGCCTAGTAATGGGATTGAATACAGTCGTCATCCATTTGAAGGACAGGCAAAAGTATTTAAAGTCGAAAATCTTACAGAGCTCAACAATGTAGTAACAATGATTAAAAACAGTGGCTATGCCGATACATTAATCATTCAAGACTATATCCCTGGGGAAGATACGGCAATGTGGGATTCCGTTGTTTACGTAAGCTCAAAAGGAGAAACACAGCTTGTATCGTTTGCACAAGTGGTGTTACAGGAGCACACGAAAACCGCTATTGGGAACTATACCGCACTAATTACACGCTATAATGAAGAGCTTATGACCAAGCTGCGCAACTTTTTAGAGGCGTTAAATTACCGTGGCTTCGGCAACTTTGATTTAAAATTCGATGAGCGTGATGGCAAGTTCAAAGTATTTGAAGTCAATATTCGTCAAGGCCGTTCAAGTTATTATGTAACCGCGATGGGACATAATATGGCGCGCTATTTTGTTGATGATTTAATCTATAATAAAGAAAAGCCGTGTACGTATTTAAATGGAGATATGCTATTTTCAGTTGTTCCGAAAATTGTCCTGAAAAACTTCGTAGCCGATCCAGCCGTTCAGGCAGATATCGCGCGCTTATTAAAAGAAAAGAAAATGGTCAATCCGTTATTCTATAAGCAAGACAAGCATTTAAAGCGCAAG